One Nicotiana tomentosiformis chromosome 4, ASM39032v3, whole genome shotgun sequence genomic window carries:
- the LOC104112655 gene encoding F-box/LRR-repeat protein At3g03360-like, with protein sequence MVKLLSSCPALETLELLCFRGFHRLEITSPNLKRLILDGGGGYDSFEIVAPHLQHLEISGDRGYLKRRLVNVSSLVTASLTFSIICITVDDESYIGEEEYDVEEDNCPDYHQAFRNLVLHYLEKLSHVTQLKIGSWLAEVVFMLQLEGVALPELRCKCLTLEMPITKNTLYGVASLLWTSLLLETLNIHLGVGIHMLLISPAIS encoded by the exons ATGGTGAAATTACTGTCAAGTTGTCCTGCTTTGGAAACCTTGGAGTTGTTATGCTTCCGGGGTTTTCATCGTCTTGAAATTACGTCTCCAAATTTAAAGAGACTAATATTAGATGGTGGCGGAGGATACGATTCTTTCGAAATTGTTGCCCCACATCTTCAGCATTTGGAGATTTCAGGAGATCGTGGATATCTCAAGCGTAGGCTAGTAAACGTTTCCTCTTTGGTTACTGCCAGCCTCACTTTTAGCATTATCTGTATCACTGTGGATGACGAGAGTTATATTGGGGAAGAGGAATATGATGTCGAGGAAGACAATTGTCCTGATTATCATCAAGCTTTCAGAAACCTTGTTCTGCACTATCTTGAAAAGTTGAGTCATGTGACTCAGCTAAAAATTGGAAGTTGGTTAGCAGAG GTCGTTTTCATGTTGCAACTCGAAGGAGTTGCACTTCCAGAATTGAGATGCAAATGTCTAACGCTAGAGATGCCTATAACAAAGAATACTTTGTATGGAGTAGCTAGCCTATTGTGGACCTCGCTTCTTTTGGAGACACTGAACATACACTTGGGAGTTGGG atccatatGCTTCTAATCAgtcccgctattagctga